Proteins encoded by one window of Pecten maximus chromosome 15, xPecMax1.1, whole genome shotgun sequence:
- the LOC117343574 gene encoding LOW QUALITY PROTEIN: heparan sulfate glucosamine 3-O-sulfotransferase 1-like (The sequence of the model RefSeq protein was modified relative to this genomic sequence to represent the inferred CDS: deleted 1 base in 1 codon), with protein MNMSLNNYIYHEEAGLLPRAKGLCCRRISKAKVLGLLVFVGLALFLLTLSSPHYDMNQKVDSGARRRILPKVTDYIDPANKVRPGNSIGLHHDIQNNIPVHKKTDLRQRLPQCLIIGVKKAGTGAMVQYLKLHPDIVIADRELNFFDYERNFKLGFEYYKTLMPPSYEGQITMEKTSNYFHNKDSEWRVHSMNSSMKMILIVREPIARAVSDYLQRKLKDKNTIDLTPTFEELIIRPKNGRINEGYPGIRPSFYYKHMLRWLKYFPLSQIHIVDGDNLVRNPFEEVYAVESFLGLPHLITQDRFVFSDKKGFYCMSMDGFNGTRQEQCLSKGKGRKHPDIDEGVMEMLTDLFRPLNQQFYKLIGKSLTGKINGSYSLNTKI; from the exons ATGAACATGTCGCTGAACAATTATATCTACCATGAAGAGGCGGGCCTCCTGCCCCGCGCCAAGGGACTGTGCTGCCGACGGATCTCCAAGGCAAAGGTGCTGGGACTGTTGGTATTTGTGGGCCTAGCCCTGTTCTTGTTGACCCTCAGCAGTCCTCACTATGATATGAACCAGAAGGTAGATTCTGGTGCTAGGAGACGAATACTGCCGAAGGTTACTGATTATATAGACCCAGCTAACAAGGTCAGGCCGGGCAACAGTATCGGGCTCCACCATGACATTCAAAACAACATTCCAGTTCACAAAAAGACAGATTTACGTCAAAGATTACCACAGTGTCTTATTATAGGTGTGAAAAAGGCGGGCACA GGTGCAATGGTTCAGTATCTGAAACTACACCCAGACATTGTGATCGCCGATAGAGAACTCAACTTCTTTGACTATGAGCGAAATTTCAAGCTAGGATTTGAATACTATAAAACATTAATGCCACCGTCATATGAAGGACAGATTACCATggaaaaaacttcaaattattttcataacaaAGACTCAGAATGGCGTGTGCACAGTATGAACAGTTctatgaaaatgattttaatagTCCGAGAACCTATAGCTCGTGCAGTTTCAGACTACCTCCAGCGGAAATTGAAGGATAAAAACACGATAGATTTAACCCCAACTTTTGAAGAGTTAATAATTCGACCAAAGAATGGAAGGATAAATGAAGGATATCCTGGAATTCGTCCTTCATTCTATTACAAACACATGCTACGCTGGCTTAAATACTTTCCTCTTTCACAAATTCATATAGTTGATGGGGACAATTTAGTGCGGAATCCTTTTGAGGAAGTTTATGCTGTGGAAAGCTTTCTTGGATTACCTCATTTGATAACACAAGATAGATTTGTCTTCAGTGACAAGAAAGGCTTCTATTGCATGTCTATGGATGGTTTTAACGGGACGAGGCAGGAACAGTGTTTATCGAAAGGTAAAGGGCGTAAGCACCCAGACATAGACGAGGGAGTAATGGAAATGTTAACTGACCTTTTTAGGCCTCTAAATCAACAGTTTTATAAGTTGATTGGCAAAAGTTTGACTGGTAAGATCAATGGTTCATATAGCttgaatacaaaaatataa